One genomic segment of Amycolatopsis sp. Hca4 includes these proteins:
- a CDS encoding ABC transporter ATP-binding protein: protein MLVKLLRSHLRPYRGTLWVIVLLQLVQTIAMLYLPTLNADIVDNGLIKGDMAYILRIGALMLAVTLAQIAGSIGAVYFGARTAMAIGRDIRAGVFHRVQDFSAREVGQFGTPSLITRTTNDVQQVQMLVLMTLTLMVSAPIMCVGGIILALNLDVPLSSLLLVIVPVLAVSVGVIIAKMRPAFRLMQVRIDRINQILREQIMGIRVIRAFVRDKHERARFDVANDELLTVSLRVGRLMALMFPIVMLVMNVSSVAVLWFGGQRIDSGSMQIGAMTAFLSYLLQILMAVMMATFMFMMVPRAEVSAERISEVLDTESSVRPPVTPIRPGEVHGHLELSEVEFRYPGAEKPVLCDISLIGRPGETTAVIGSTGTGKTTLLNLIPRLMDATKGTVKVDGVDVRDLDPAVLARAVGLVPQKPYLFAGTVASNLRYGNPEATDEELWHALEVAQGKDFVEAMAEGLDAPIAQGGTNVSGGQRQRLAIARMLVHKPEIYLFDDSFSALDYATDAALRRALVSETKDATVVIVAQRVSTIRNADRIIVLDEGRVVGTGTHHELMDGNETYREIVLSQLTEQEAA, encoded by the coding sequence AGCCACCTGCGCCCGTACCGGGGCACCCTGTGGGTGATCGTGCTGCTCCAGCTGGTCCAGACGATCGCCATGCTCTACCTGCCGACGCTGAACGCCGACATCGTCGACAACGGCCTGATCAAGGGCGACATGGCCTACATCCTGCGGATCGGCGCGCTGATGCTCGCCGTCACGCTGGCCCAGATCGCCGGCTCGATCGGCGCGGTGTACTTCGGCGCCCGCACGGCGATGGCGATCGGCCGGGACATCCGCGCCGGGGTGTTCCACCGGGTGCAGGACTTCTCCGCCCGCGAGGTCGGCCAGTTCGGCACGCCGTCGCTGATCACCCGCACCACCAACGACGTCCAGCAGGTCCAGATGCTGGTGCTGATGACGCTGACGCTGATGGTGTCCGCGCCGATCATGTGCGTCGGCGGCATCATCCTGGCGCTGAACCTCGACGTGCCGCTCTCGTCGCTGCTGCTGGTGATCGTGCCCGTGCTGGCCGTTTCCGTCGGCGTCATCATCGCCAAGATGCGGCCGGCGTTCCGGCTGATGCAGGTCCGGATCGACCGGATCAACCAGATCCTGCGCGAGCAGATCATGGGCATCCGGGTCATCCGGGCGTTCGTCCGCGACAAGCACGAACGGGCGCGCTTCGACGTCGCCAACGACGAGCTGCTGACCGTCTCGCTGCGGGTCGGGCGGCTGATGGCGCTGATGTTCCCGATCGTGATGCTGGTGATGAACGTGTCCAGCGTGGCCGTGCTGTGGTTCGGCGGCCAGCGGATCGACTCCGGCAGCATGCAGATCGGTGCCATGACGGCGTTCCTGTCCTACCTGCTGCAGATCCTGATGGCCGTCATGATGGCCACGTTCATGTTCATGATGGTGCCGCGCGCGGAGGTCAGCGCCGAGCGGATCAGCGAGGTGCTCGACACCGAGTCGAGCGTCCGCCCGCCGGTGACGCCGATCCGGCCGGGCGAGGTGCACGGGCACCTGGAGCTGTCCGAGGTGGAGTTCCGCTACCCCGGCGCGGAAAAGCCGGTGCTGTGCGACATTTCGCTGATCGGGCGGCCCGGGGAGACGACCGCCGTCATCGGGTCGACGGGCACCGGCAAGACCACGCTGCTCAACCTGATCCCGCGGCTGATGGACGCGACGAAGGGCACGGTGAAGGTCGACGGCGTCGACGTCCGCGACCTCGACCCGGCGGTGCTCGCCCGCGCGGTCGGGCTGGTGCCGCAGAAGCCGTACCTGTTCGCCGGCACGGTGGCGAGCAACCTGCGCTACGGCAACCCGGAGGCCACCGACGAAGAGCTGTGGCACGCGCTGGAAGTGGCGCAGGGCAAGGACTTCGTCGAAGCGATGGCCGAGGGGCTTGACGCGCCGATCGCCCAGGGCGGCACGAACGTCTCCGGCGGCCAGCGGCAGCGGCTCGCGATCGCCAGGATGCTGGTGCACAAACCGGAGATCTACCTGTTCGACGACTCGTTCTCGGCGCTCGACTACGCGACCGACGCGGCCCTGCGCCGGGCGCTGGTGTCGGAAACGAAGGACGCGACGGTGGTCATCGTCGCGCAGCGGGTCAGCACCATCCGCAATGCCGACCGGATCATCGTCCTCGACGAAGGCCGCGTCGTCGGCACCGGCACCCACCACGAACTCATGGACGGCAACGAAACCTACCGGGAGATCGTGCTGTCCCAGCTGACCGAGCAGGAGGCGGCGTGA
- a CDS encoding ABC transporter ATP-binding protein, protein MSTTETPKAAVTDAGERPTAQRHRNTGAAAAGPGARFMGGGAPPEKALDFKGSLKRLLQLLRPQRVALIAVLVFGAASVTLTVIGPKILGQATDAILAGVLGKQVPPGVTKEQIVAGLRARGDGTLADIYSRVDLVPGFGIDFDKVGRILLIVLALFVISSFFGLIQARLTTTLVQHAVYRLRQQVEDKFARLPLKYFDRQPRGEVLSRVTNDIDNLAQSLQQTLSQIVSSLLTVIGVLIMMFLISPLLALIALLTVPLSAVVAAKVGKRAQPNFIKQWSTTGKLNAHVEEMYTGHSLVKVFGRREESAAIFDKQNETLYQASFKAQFISGMIQPAMMFIGNLSYVLVAVIGALRVASGSLTLGEVQAFIQYSRQFSQPVTQIASMANLLQSGVASAERVFALLDAEEQAPEPAAPERPAVIRGRVEFQDVSFRYLPEKPLIEDLSLTVEPGQTVAIVGPTGAGKTTLVNLLMRFYELDGGRITLDGVDIAKMNREELRDQTGMVLQDAWLFGGTIAENIAYGADDPTREEIVEAAQATYVDRFVRTLPDGYDTVLDDEGGTVSAGEKQLITVARAFLAKPVILILDEATSSVDTRTEVLIQRAMNSLRSGRTSFVIAHRLSTIRDADVILVMENGRIVEQGDHETLLHSGGAYARLYAAQFAEAMAETD, encoded by the coding sequence GTGAGCACCACGGAAACGCCCAAAGCCGCCGTCACCGACGCCGGCGAACGGCCCACCGCGCAACGGCACCGCAACACCGGGGCCGCGGCCGCCGGGCCGGGGGCCCGCTTCATGGGCGGCGGCGCGCCGCCCGAGAAGGCGCTGGACTTCAAGGGGTCCCTCAAGCGGCTGCTGCAGCTGCTGCGACCGCAGCGGGTCGCGCTGATCGCCGTCCTCGTGTTCGGCGCGGCCAGCGTCACGCTGACCGTGATCGGGCCGAAGATCCTCGGCCAGGCCACCGACGCCATCCTGGCCGGCGTGCTCGGCAAGCAGGTGCCGCCGGGGGTGACCAAGGAGCAGATCGTCGCCGGGCTGCGGGCCCGCGGCGACGGCACGCTGGCCGACATCTACAGCCGGGTCGACCTGGTGCCGGGCTTCGGGATCGACTTCGACAAGGTCGGCCGGATCCTGCTGATCGTGCTGGCGCTGTTCGTCATCTCGTCGTTCTTCGGGCTGATCCAGGCCCGGCTGACCACCACCCTGGTGCAGCACGCGGTGTACCGGCTGCGGCAGCAGGTCGAGGACAAGTTCGCCCGGCTGCCGCTGAAGTACTTCGACCGCCAGCCGCGCGGTGAGGTGCTCTCCCGCGTCACCAACGACATCGACAACCTGGCGCAGTCGCTGCAGCAGACGCTGTCGCAGATCGTCTCGTCGCTGCTGACGGTGATCGGCGTGCTGATCATGATGTTCCTGATCTCGCCGCTGCTGGCGCTGATCGCGCTGCTGACGGTGCCGCTGTCGGCGGTCGTGGCGGCGAAGGTCGGGAAGCGGGCGCAGCCGAACTTCATCAAGCAGTGGTCGACGACCGGCAAGCTCAACGCGCACGTCGAGGAGATGTACACCGGGCACTCGCTGGTGAAGGTGTTCGGCCGCCGCGAGGAGTCCGCGGCGATCTTCGACAAGCAGAACGAAACGCTGTACCAGGCGAGCTTCAAGGCGCAGTTCATCTCCGGGATGATCCAGCCGGCGATGATGTTCATCGGCAACCTGAGCTACGTGCTGGTGGCGGTGATCGGCGCGCTGCGCGTGGCGTCGGGCAGCCTGACCCTCGGCGAGGTGCAGGCGTTCATCCAGTACTCGCGCCAGTTCAGCCAGCCGGTGACGCAGATCGCCAGCATGGCGAACCTGCTGCAGTCCGGGGTCGCGTCGGCCGAGCGGGTGTTCGCGCTGCTCGACGCCGAGGAGCAGGCGCCGGAGCCCGCTGCGCCGGAACGGCCGGCGGTGATCCGCGGGCGCGTGGAGTTCCAGGACGTCTCCTTCCGCTACCTGCCGGAGAAGCCGCTGATCGAGGACCTCTCGCTGACCGTCGAACCCGGTCAGACGGTGGCGATCGTCGGGCCCACCGGGGCCGGGAAGACCACCCTGGTCAACCTGCTGATGCGGTTCTACGAGCTGGACGGCGGGCGGATCACGCTCGACGGCGTCGACATCGCGAAGATGAACCGCGAGGAGCTGCGCGACCAGACCGGCATGGTGCTGCAGGACGCGTGGCTGTTCGGCGGCACGATCGCGGAGAACATCGCCTACGGCGCGGACGACCCGACCCGCGAGGAGATCGTCGAGGCGGCGCAGGCGACGTACGTGGACCGCTTCGTGCGGACGTTGCCGGACGGCTACGACACGGTGCTGGACGACGAGGGCGGCACGGTCAGCGCGGGTGAGAAGCAGCTGATCACGGTGGCGCGGGCGTTCCTGGCCAAGCCGGTCATCCTCATCCTCGACGAGGCGACCAGCTCGGTCGACACCCGCACCGAGGTGCTCATCCAGCGGGCGATGAACTCGCTGCGCAGCGGCCGCACCAGCTTCGTCATCGCGC